The DNA sequence ACTTCACATGGATGAATAGTATGGCTTCTGAATTCTACCTCAGTAAACTGTTAGCCAAAAAATCCCCAAAGCTCTTCATATAAAGTAAGCTTAGTTGATAAAGATTAGTatactaatactaatattaaTTAGTAACCCTCTTTATATTCTTGAGAGTAATTCTGCTAGTAGAATTATCTTCATTTCTATGAGTCTGCAGTTCATTTCCTAATACCTTCATCAAGGAATTTGTGTTttgactagaaaaaaaaagacgaaTTTTTCTCTGGTTGCTAAACATTTACATTTCCCAAGTGTAAGACACTGTGCACTGGGTCTGAGACATGACTCAAGGCTTTTTACATTATCACATTTAGTCCTCACAGACATGCTATGAGATAATCATAacaatattatccccattttacaaatgaaagaactgaGGCTCGGAATATTCAAGTTACCTGCCTGATTTTTGTTAGCCAGTAAGTGAGTAACAAATCTAGAACCAGATCCTGTCTGAAATCCAAAACCCATTTTTGTTACCCTTTTACCTTGCCTCTGAATACATTTATACTAAGGTCATCAAGACCACTGACCTTTTATCAGTATTTGGGGTAGTTCTCCATCATGATGGGGCATCTGTATCTCTGGAAGATGCACTAGGAAGGAACATTATGGACAACCAAGGACTTTGTTCTCCTGCCAGGACTCGTGAAAGTATGTGCATCCTAACATTAAACGTGAACACTTCATCCGATGATACTTGTAACTTTGTATCTTGTAATCATGTATTAATTTAGTCTACACTAGCAACCATTTCATCAGCCCCTGGCTGGCCGCTAGGGGATAAATGGAAACTATAAAAGTGTCTCATACATAATTCATACTGCATTGTGCATACTAGTAAGCTTTGATATCACTAATTATCAGATCTAGGGGGATATTTAGCATTGGCCACTGGGAAAAGGGTATTGGGTTATATGATACTTAGCTCATCCATCTATTGCTGGTTTATTCTTGGCCTTTCTGTAATGAGAGGATTCAGTCATCTCTTCCATCACTTGAATGAAAAGGCTATACCTAGGGAAAAGGGCAGAAATAGCTGGAAAATTTAAGGAAGGTATATGGTGACCATTTCTCCTTAAAATAGCAAGGAATACAGAGATGATCAGGCTGAATTTTGTTGCTGAGGACTACtcatacataaaaaaataaaaattgagtcaTTTACAGTATTATGATGACTTATCATGAATATTTATGTTTCGATGCAGGAATAGTGACGTGTTTCATTAGCATGTTTGACAACACTCCACTAGGGTTGAGCACATTGGCTTCCACACCATATTGCCATTCCACAGTCTGAAAATTTCTGAATTCCCAAATATCTTTGGTCCTAAGGATTTCGATAATTGAAACTTTAATGAGTAACTTTGAAAGGACAGCTGTGGGAGCATTTAACGTAAGatagttttcttagattaatatTATTGTAAATTTTATGAGAAAGGGAACTTTATCGTCTCctttagaattattattttttttatttttaaaagattttatgtattcatttatttgagagagagagagcacaagcaagcagagagagagagaagaaagcaggctccccactgagcagagagcctgatacggggctcaatcccaggaccctgagatcacgacccgagctgaaggcagaggctttaacccactgagctacccaggcgcccctagaattattttctttaaacagtgttttaataggggcacctgggtggctcagtgtaagccgctgccttcggctcaggtcatgatctcagggtctggggatcgagtcccgcatcaggctctctgctcagcggggagcctgcttccctctctctctgcctgcctctccatctacttgtgatttctctctgtcaaataagtaaataaaatctttaaaaaaaaaaaaaagtgttttaataaTACCAAATGAGCTTCTTTTCCTGCATTATAAAAGGTTTACATCTTATAAACCATTCACAGGGTAGCATGAGATAATACTATTTCTGATCCTCAGGTTTGACTTGCACAGAACAGAATTTTATATCAAAGGCCGGTTATCAGCAAGCTGCCTCCGAACATGGCCTCATCATCATTGCTCCAGATACCAGCCCTCGTAAGTGTTCTCAGTCCTTTGtagaaatacaaatcttttaGACTAAGTCATAAGTGGTATAATGtaatattaccttattttttatttattttattttttggctacTATCTCTATTAATCTTTCAGATGATATCAGTACTCTAAAATACCATGCTTTATATTTTCCTCACTGTGAATCTTGCTTATGACATCACTCTTATGAGAGTTTTTTTGctattcccattttgtagattaAGACACTGCAAAATAGACTGAGCAGCTTAGTTAATATATCATATTGGCACTAGTgccaaaatgcataaaaatatttctattccaTAGGTTAATTCTCTTGTCACATAAAAATTATGGTCTTTTCTCATCTGCTCACCAGACAGTTTAATGTGTATTGGTTTTAATATGAATAACTAGCATGCTTGCCCTTAGAGAGATGAAACTATCAAATATTTGAGAGCTCAGTCCATTAGAGAGTTAAAACTTACATTGTGACCCTAGAAGTCTcaggaaatataatttattaaatgggAGCTAAAATTATCTGGAAGATAAGTGGCTGGCCTTGGGAAGTAGTGCATTTCCTTCACAGGACATATACACCAATGCAAGACTTATCTCAttagaaatgtaataaaaaatttaattctgaaTAGCATCAGAATAttaaatgcctaggaataaacttgTAAAATGcgaagatttgtttttttaaagaaatataaaatttgctAACCGTCCTAAACGAAGACTTTAATGAATGGAAAAATGCCATGTTCGTGGATGAGTGTACTGAATATCATGAAGAGGTCATTTTCCTGAAACTACATATTACTATAATTCTATTAATAGTCCTAATAGTTGGCTTTTTAACCACCTGCAagcatataaaataaaacctaataaatttttaaagattataagaAAATTCCACTGAGGGATGAATAAATAGGGGAAATATAATGGAATGATTCCAAAGTTCATAGGAAGTGTTTTCAGTGCAAGATAGTGATCTGAGCACAAGCAtttgtctcccttcccttctaaGAGAAAAGAAGTTTTCTCTTAGTGGAGGGTCCTCAGGGAAGGAATCTCAACACGTTTTAGAAGAATAGAGAGAGGGTATAATCCTTCGACAGGTAAACAGTGAAGAAGCAGATATTCAGAATACATAGGAGGGCACTTCATCAGCAAAGAAAGCCAGTGTGCCTGACCTTAGTAAAGTGAATTCTCTGGCCTGGAAGGGTATTCCCTCTCGCACCTTATTGGCTAGAACTAGTCACGTGGTCCCATCAAGGACAAGAGGGCCAGGGCGAATGTGCCCCAAAAGGCAGAGAACTGCAATATTTGGTAAACAGCTCAAATACAAATGAACTGTCAGTTTCATTTAAAAGAGTGTTACTAAACATGGAGTAAATGAGACCACGGATATGTCCTTGCTAGGGGGCTGCAGTATTAAAGGAGAAGATGAGAGCTGGGACTTCGGCACCGGTGCTGGATTTTATGTGGATGCCACTGAAGATCCTTGGAAGACTAACTACAGAATGTACTCTTATGTAACTGAGGAGgtaatttcattgtatttattaatCGACGATTGCCAGTAGTTTGGTCCCTCTAGTCCTGAGAATTTTAAACCAGGGTATGGAACTGGTGAATCTATTTGGTACAGATTTATTGATTATGTTGGTGAACATTCCAAAGTTTCCTTGTATGGTAATCTTATTTACTATGGTTTAAATTAATATTAAGTACAATTTTAAAGAGGGTAATAATTATATTGATACCTATGTACACTACCCAGAGTATACACAGAAAACAATATATGAAAAAACTCTAGCGGCTGGTTTATTCAGACATATTTTATACTGATTAACCAAAGCTTATTTAGAAAGGGTAAGGGTAAATATTGCTTCTGTTAATAATATTTTTGTgcagtttgttcatttttctaagttttattattttaattatcaatATGTATACCATAGAAACCCAGaaacaataatataaaattttaatcacACGTTATTCCATGCCCCAAATAATAACTATGTCTTGGTATATTCTAGGCTTTTTTTGTATGACCAGTTTTCATACAGTTGTaaaattttttcatcttgttcttttttttagttatataaaatagataattttgAGTACTCTATTTGTAACATAGCCATAATAATTGCATAATATTCTGTCATGTCATACTTTAGTTTCCCCTAATGTAGGatgtttacatatttacatatatttcttatCACAATAAATTTTACTACAATGACTGTATGTATAATTCTTTTTCGCTATGGACTTTTCCCTTAGAATAGATGCCAGGAAATGAAATTACTAGGCCAAAAGTTAAGGCATTTTTAAAGGCTCTTTCTGCATCATCCTCTTTAATTTGCTTTCTGAGGATTCCTTTTTTCCAGTGATATATTAATAATCCTTCTCtacctgagattttttttttccatctttattagctcatagtattttttttttttaagattttatttatttgtcagagagagggagagagaatgagcacaggcagacagaatggcaggcagagacagagggagaagcaggctccctgccgagcaaggagcccgatgtgggactcgatcccaggatgctgggatcatgatctgagccgaaggcagctgcttaaccaactgagccacccaggcgtccctagctcATAGTATTTTGAGATTGTGATTTGGAAGTGTTAATTgtgtaattattttatatgaCTTTGAAAAAGTCTAAACTTGTTTTTTTCATACCTTTTGTCACACTATTAAATTCTCTCCAGCTTCCCCGGCTCATAAATGCCAATTTTCCAGTGGACCCCCAAAGGATGTCTATTTTTGGCCACTCCATGGGAGGCCATGGAGCTCTGATTTGTGCTTTGAAGAATCCTGGAAAGTACAAAGTAAGATTACCGAAGCTTTCAGGGACAAGTATTTCTCTTGGGTAATACAAGTCAGGAACTTTCGAAGAGTGAAATTAAGATATTGTTATTTTATAGTACTGGGACTAAACTTTCCTAGCGTTGGGAGTTTCAAGGGGCTATAAGGGAAGAGTATAAAATTTGACCACACAATTCTATGCTCCAGAATCAGAAGTATAGGAATTCTATCACAGTTGGTCTACTAGAAATATGATAAAACAATTTTTGTTGCTTCTATTCAAACTGTAGtcttctaggcttttttttttttttttcataaagttgACTGATTTTCTGAGGTAGAAGAAGATATTCATGATTTGTAACAGTTTAattattctctcttctcattgCCTCTGATGAAAATTGGATTGCAGCTTAACTGGAAAATAACACTCagtctttccattcatttattttaaactgtgtagcttttctttttgttgtttaaagaaGCCAAGTTGGAATAACCACCATATGTAAAATGCCCTCCTGGGCAGGGCTGCCTACAGTCATGTTGAAAAAGGAAACGATGAAATAGTGATAATCTCAGGACTGCGTCTGTCTTTAACATCCCAGGACTATCAGATAGCTCAAGATTTCTTTAATGCATTTCCTTCCTTTAGAAAGAACGTCCTAGCCATTTCAGGTGTATCCTTGAGAAATGACAGTGTTTCTTAGAGCAGTTTCTTATTGTGACACCAGATATTTTTCTCTTAGTAGGCATTATTATAAAAGTTGAGCTAATTCATGTCTTGACAGTAGGTTTTTAAATTAAagccttattttctatttttttgtacaTAAGGCAATTAGTTTATTACATCCAAGGGAGAAAATCAGATTTGGGtgttttttgtcctttaaaaaaggTAGTAGACATTGATAAACACATACTTTGGTAATGAAATGAATGGTAATGAAACTGAACGGTTCCATCTCTGCCACTTATCCAGTGAAAAACAGGACTGCATAGAACACAGACATTTAAGGGCTTTGCTCAGTGCTTTCTTGGCCCTGCTTAAGAGAAAAAATGTGTGTCTGATTTAATAACATGTTCACAAAGGTGGTTATAAACGGTTCTGTAGTACTACTCATTAATTTTAGGTGGAAAAAGTGAGtagaaaaaatacaaacttgtgtttgtgtcttatttaataaaaatgtaaggtATTGCTTTACAGTCTGTTGGCACATATGGTTAATTAGCTCTTTTAACGGAACACACACAAGCTGTATAATGGAGAGGCATGCAATCTGAGTGCTTCATCTAGCCAACAGAAAATTGTTCACAGGGAAGTTTTCATGGCAAGTCAGTTTATAAGCAAGATGCAGATGAACTTCTGAGTTTTTAAGTAAGTTGCAAATgttcgtttttttttgttttttttttgcaaaatataacttgtttttaaatttcctttctttctgaagtCTGTGTCGGCATTTGCTCCCATTTGCAACCCAGTGCTCTGTCCTTGGGGCAAAAAAGCCTTTAGTGGATATTTGGGAACAGATCAAAGTAAATGGAAGGTAGGTACTGGGATGGCTGTCTTCATACTCATTCTTAGGTTTTCAAACCTGTGAAAAATCTACACACCACAGACTTTTTATTCCTATTCCTAACTCACTGAAAGATCCAGAGCTAAGATAATTAACAAAAGCATATACATAGAAcaatatcaacaacaaaaaagccctaTTTCCTAGTTGTATTGAATTGTGGTGGATGTTCTGAAACTACATTCTTTTTTCTGAGAGTGATTAATGTTTATGTTTGTTTCTAAATTAACACTGCCAgaaaataccacattttattgCTGACTTAAGAATTTTCCTCTTATTAACCATGTACACAGGAAGCATGAGTCCTAGCCTTTTAATTATTTCACATATCTCTTTCAAAATCCAGCATGTCTCAGATTTGGATTTTAAATTCCAGgctttaaagtctttaaaaatagatattgtcTGATGTATATTTATGTGCGCATTCCCAATAACAAGATTGCTTTTTCAAGCAGGGGACCAGATgcttcaaaatgaaaattaaaaaaatggctcTTTCTCTCGAGACCTGTTTGACTTTTGTGCAGAAATGCAAACATTGCCAAGAGTTTGAATATTTTGCAAATGCATTCATTCATCATGTGCATGttaacaaatagaaaatacttaagtggaaggaagaaaaaggcttTTCTGTCCTACTGTTGTGTGTTCAGGGTCATTCACACATGGATCCTAATTTTATTTAAGATGGGTCATTAAAATTCTTACAAATTGGAGGGTTAATCTTTAGTCATCAGACtagaattctgtttttgtttaggCTTAgatttgtaggggcacctgggtggctcagtgggttaaagcctctgcctttgctcgggtcatgatcccagggacccgggatcaagccccacatccagctctctgctcagcagggaacctgcttcctcctctctctgcctgcctctgcctacttgtgatctctatctgtcaaataaatagataaaatatattttttaaaaagttttataatgTTTAGATTTGTATTACAGTGGAAGAATGCAGGAAGTGATTACTGTTAGGTACTTTGTGAGCTGACAGTGCACGCACTTGGGTGTTTAGGGTCCTTGCCACTGTGCAGAGCCTGTGTGGAGTTTGCGATCTTAGGTCACGAAGTTGATAACCTTTCTCAGTCACGTGGGGCTTAGGTTCTGATGGGAGTTGGGTAAAAGACCAACTGGTGGGgtcattgggtggctcagtcaagcgtctgacttgtgatttcagctcaggtcatgatctcatggattatgggtagagccctgcattgggttccccaCTCGGCAAGTAGtattcttgggattctctctgtccctttgctTGAActtcttctctcactctctctgtctgtcaaataataaataaatcttaagaaaaagaaaaagatgaactgGTTGGAAGAAAGAAGGGTTGAAAGGTAGAGGCACAGGTAACCTATAAAGGAatctaattatataatttttctctaagGAGCAGTTGATTTTACCATCTTAATTATGTTGCATTTAGGCTGTCATTTAATTTACTGTTGAAATAAGGAGGCCATGCAGAAGTATGAAATCACAGAACTTAGCACTAGTTGGACTTAGTTAGACTTTATAGATCCCCTTCCATTGTCTCCTTATAGATTAaagaaagcaaatcttaaaaaacagaatactTTAGAAGGGAAATCTGGGGTTTTGCCTGTCTTATTTGGTGCATAGAAGTTATGGGTAgtgaatatatattaataatcaaGAATACTTAAAGGTGGATGGTAAAATATACACTTGTATCTAGTGGCAGCTCTTTAGATAACAAATGTGAGGGGCTGTTTATATGATTcagattatttaaattaaatcttcCTGAAAGCTCACCGGGACAGCAGACATTTGGTGCTATTCAACAGACCACAGAAGAGAAGGCTGAATGTATTTAAGTCTGGAATTAGAGCCAAAAAGAAGAGGCAACAAAATAGACTATTTGAAATCGAAAATATctggaaatagaaaaagatataaataaagaaGTTAGAAGAAATAGTCAATTTGTGGAGGgatttataaagataaaaaattacaattttgtttttgttctttttggagTGGAGAGGTGATTAAGAACCTCAAAGgtttagaagaaaaaagtttattCTGTGAAGAGTGCTGAGATACAGAATTCTTGCCACTGGCCCAGGACTGCTTAGAAGTAAAGAAGAGGCTATCAGTGTGGGGCATAGATTTCTGAAGACCTCATAAATAAAAACCAGGCAAGACAAGAAAGCATTTTTCAGATTTAATCATCCTTAGAGCTTAAATAACGTTAAATTTCTATTTGGTTTTACTGCAGTCTGTTTTAAAGAACATCTTTCTGGGcactttcaaatttatttttcaatatttttctttttctaggctTATGATGCTACCCACCTTGTGAAGTCCTACCCAGGTTCCCAGCTGGACATACTGATTGATCAAGGGAAAGATGACCAGTTCCTTACAGATGGACAGTTACTACCTGATAACTTCATATCTGCCTGTACGGAAAAGAAAGTCCCTGTTGTTTTTAGACTACAAGAGGCAAGTACTAGGAAACCTCAGCTTGTTCtaagtgcctggatggctcagtcagttaagcatctgactctgcatttcagctcaggttatgatctcagggttgtgacatcaagccccatgtctggcttgtGCTCAGCtccaagtctgcttgagattctccctctcctttgcacccccctccccgcacTCACTCATTccctttttctaaataaataaataaataagcaagattTCACAGTACTTTATATTTCAGAATTTGAAAAGCTACCTCTAGTAAGGAATTTTTTAATTACAACAAGACACTTAAAGTGAAAGCCTTCTTACTAACCTATGATCAAATCCCACAGGAAGAGGAAAGCTTTCAGAAGTGaaaagtatttataattttttgtccCACCATAGAACCAGTGAAGAACAAGAAGCTTCATGCTTGAATATGACTTCAAGAGCCTTACTGGCTGTGTCTGTCTTGACACAGAGCTGTTTACACAGTAAATAGCAAGTAGAATCTTCTACCTTAATAACTCTTCACTTTATATACACATCTTAGCCTCAGGAGCTGTGAACTATTTGTCTCACGAACACTTAGGCACTTTATACTGTTTGAGTTAGTTGCTAATCTATCCATTGTGATGCATGGCATTTTTTGTGGTTTAAGAATAATTACTGAATTTCAATTGGTTTGCAAGTTTTCTTTGACCAAAAGACTGTTGACTCTCTACTCCCTACGTACCTCAATGCTAAATTGTTAAATTAAAGAAACTCTActtctagttttttaaaattccttattcCCAAGCTTTGgaatataatataaacaaaatatttcaggATGAAAAAGTGAACACTGTAAATTTCAAatgattatgattttaaaaaacattttattcatgttCTAGGGTACTGTGTCAGGCACATTGATCTAAAATGTATAATTATGATATATGTCCAGCTAAATCTAGGTCAATGTGTAGTGTGGTACATTTCGGTTTACAAAACGTTTTCACAGCATTAGCTCATTTTATCCTTATGGGACCAAATGAGCAACCATTGCTGTCCTGTCTAtctgaggtgggttttttttgtttcttttcctctacatTTTTATTGTGTCAGAATtctatacataaaatttaccaccttagcttttttttaaaaaagggttttgtgtatttatttgggggtggggaaagagtacaagcagggggaggggtaagggGAGAGGAACAGGGAAAATCctcagactcccctctgagcacagagccccacagggctccatcccaggatcctgaaatcatgacctgagcagaaatcaagagttagttgcttaactaactgagccccccaggtgcccctccgtcttaactatttttaaatgtacacatCTGTGCTACtaaatatattcataatgttcagccatcaccaccatccatcttcataactttttattttgtaaaattgaaACTTTATACCTGTAAACACTaatttctattccttcttccctGCTCCAACCTTTGGCAACCATCATTCCACTTTCTCTGTAAATCTGACTACTCTAAgtatctcatataagtggaatgaCACAGTTGTTTTCATAACTTTCTTTTtagattgttcattgttagtgtataaaaatgtggctgatttttgtgtgttgcttTTGTACCTTACTACTTTGGAATCCTCAGGGTTTCTGCATATAAGATCATATCACCTATGAGCAGAGATGATTTTATAGGTTTCCAGATTGTatgccttttatgtctttttcttgcCCCCTCTGttctagctaggacttctagtactatgttgaacagaagTAGCAAAAGTGGcaccttgtcttgttcctgat is a window from the Neovison vison isolate M4711 chromosome 5, ASM_NN_V1, whole genome shotgun sequence genome containing:
- the ESD gene encoding S-formylglutathione hydrolase isoform X2, which encodes MKFGIYLPPKAETEKCPALYWLSGLTCTEQNFISKAGYQQAASEHGLIIIAPDTSPRGCSIKGEDESWDFGTGAGFYVDATEDPWKTNYRMYSYVTEELPRLINANFPVDPQRMSIFGHSMGGHGALICALKNPGKYKSVSAFAPICNPVLCPWGKKAFSGYLGTDQSKWKAYDATHLVKSYPGSQLDILIDQGKDDQFLTDGQLLPDNFISACTEKKVPVVFRLQEGYDHSYYFIATFITDHIRHHAKYLNA
- the ESD gene encoding S-formylglutathione hydrolase isoform X1, which codes for MRLIFTNKGRMALKEISSNKCFEGLQKVFEHDSVELSCKMKFGIYLPPKAETEKCPALYWLSGLTCTEQNFISKAGYQQAASEHGLIIIAPDTSPRGCSIKGEDESWDFGTGAGFYVDATEDPWKTNYRMYSYVTEELPRLINANFPVDPQRMSIFGHSMGGHGALICALKNPGKYKSVSAFAPICNPVLCPWGKKAFSGYLGTDQSKWKAYDATHLVKSYPGSQLDILIDQGKDDQFLTDGQLLPDNFISACTEKKVPVVFRLQEGYDHSYYFIATFITDHIRHHAKYLNA